Proteins encoded by one window of Nocardia goodfellowii:
- a CDS encoding M50 family metallopeptidase, whose amino-acid sequence MVFALGFALFALGITISVALHECGHMWAAQATGMKVRRYFVGFGPKVFSFRRGETEYGLKALPLGGFCDIAGMTALDELAPEDLDRAMYRQATWKRLLVMSGGIAMNFLLGFLLIVVLAIGWGLPRFDQPPATALGSMGCVAAMNPDRTMQPCAGQGPAQQAGLRRGDVVKAVNGVPVTTWKQFQEETQKQTQPFTYTIDRDGQTLTVPVTPQRTVRYAQEGAEPKEVSAVGVGQDFYEPVQYGVLSSIPASLVFTGDMFVRTFQSLMQMPEKVTALWTAVTGGPRDPEAPVSVYGASRIGGETAERGLWSVFILMLASLNFFLGAFNILPLLPLDGGHIAVVIYEKIRNTLRGWKGLAPGAPVDYLKLLPLTYVAVVIGGAYMLLTLAADIVNPVKLFP is encoded by the coding sequence ATGGTGTTCGCGTTGGGGTTCGCGCTGTTCGCCCTCGGCATCACGATTTCGGTCGCGTTGCACGAGTGCGGGCACATGTGGGCCGCCCAGGCCACCGGCATGAAGGTTCGCCGCTACTTCGTCGGCTTCGGGCCCAAGGTGTTCTCCTTCCGCCGCGGTGAGACCGAGTACGGCCTGAAAGCGTTGCCGCTCGGCGGTTTCTGCGATATCGCGGGCATGACGGCGCTGGACGAACTGGCGCCCGAGGACCTGGACCGCGCCATGTACCGCCAGGCCACCTGGAAGCGGCTGCTGGTGATGTCCGGTGGTATCGCGATGAACTTCCTGCTCGGTTTCCTGTTGATCGTGGTGCTGGCGATCGGCTGGGGCCTGCCTCGTTTCGATCAGCCGCCGGCCACCGCGCTCGGCTCGATGGGCTGTGTCGCGGCCATGAACCCGGACCGGACCATGCAGCCGTGCGCAGGCCAGGGCCCGGCCCAGCAGGCCGGACTGCGGCGCGGTGACGTGGTGAAAGCCGTCAACGGCGTCCCCGTCACGACCTGGAAGCAGTTCCAGGAGGAAACCCAGAAGCAGACCCAGCCTTTCACCTACACCATCGACCGGGACGGGCAGACGCTCACCGTGCCGGTCACCCCGCAGCGCACCGTGCGATACGCGCAGGAGGGCGCGGAACCCAAGGAGGTCAGCGCCGTCGGCGTCGGCCAGGATTTCTACGAACCCGTGCAGTACGGCGTCCTGTCCTCGATTCCGGCCTCGCTCGTCTTCACCGGCGATATGTTCGTGCGCACCTTCCAGTCCCTGATGCAGATGCCGGAGAAGGTGACGGCGCTGTGGACCGCGGTCACCGGCGGCCCGCGCGACCCGGAGGCCCCGGTCAGCGTGTACGGCGCCAGCCGGATCGGCGGCGAGACCGCCGAGCGCGGCCTGTGGAGCGTCTTCATCCTGATGCTGGCGAGCCTGAACTTCTTCCTGGGCGCGTTCAACATCCTGCCGCTGCTGCCGTTGGACGGCGGCCATATCGCGGTGGTGATCTACGAGAAGATCCGCAATACGCTGCGCGGCTGGAAGGGTCTGGCCCCGGGCGCGCCCGTGGACTACTTGAAGCTGCTACCGCTGACCTATGTCGCGGTGGTCATCGGCGGCGCGTACATGCTGCTCACCCTGGCCGCCGACATCGTGAATCCGGTGAAGCTGTTCCCCTGA
- a CDS encoding DUF2631 domain-containing protein codes for MAATELETTTTERRIVTHVDTAEVPSAAWGWSGESPRTFRIAGLVVALILLGMLFEGPQGSSSGSGNIGYMFLVGFAALLGVILLRDAFTRNKPR; via the coding sequence GTGGCCGCCACGGAACTCGAAACCACCACCACCGAGCGCCGGATCGTCACCCACGTGGACACCGCCGAGGTCCCCTCGGCCGCCTGGGGGTGGAGCGGCGAATCGCCCCGCACCTTTCGGATCGCGGGCCTGGTCGTCGCGCTGATCCTGCTCGGCATGCTGTTCGAGGGCCCGCAGGGCAGCTCCTCCGGCTCCGGCAATATCGGCTACATGTTCCTCGTCGGTTTCGCCGCGCTGCTCGGTGTGATCCTGCTTCGCGACGCGTTCACCCGGAACAAGCCGCGCTAG
- a CDS encoding ImmA/IrrE family metallo-endopeptidase, whose amino-acid sequence MTSMEARFGDATRTVPLPNPWSLNAYLADVAAYRGRSISLRPVPAEMLSEKGCRGKGLWVARKHDDIIVYDEATTDRNADHIILHEIGHMLLGHGKGDIEASATLPPMLAALLPSLSVQHVLGRNEFGAEREQEAEVFADMTMVYATLPRRRGRGLRLFGRR is encoded by the coding sequence ATGACCAGCATGGAAGCCCGCTTCGGTGACGCTACCCGGACAGTGCCACTACCGAATCCGTGGAGCCTCAACGCATATCTCGCCGATGTGGCGGCCTACCGGGGGCGATCCATCTCGCTGCGTCCGGTCCCGGCGGAGATGCTGAGCGAAAAGGGTTGCCGGGGAAAGGGTTTGTGGGTGGCCCGCAAGCACGACGACATCATCGTCTACGACGAAGCCACCACCGACCGCAACGCGGATCACATCATCCTGCACGAAATCGGGCACATGCTGCTCGGGCACGGCAAGGGCGACATCGAAGCGTCGGCCACCCTGCCGCCCATGCTGGCCGCTCTCCTACCGTCGCTCTCGGTGCAGCATGTGCTGGGTCGCAACGAATTCGGAGCCGAGCGCGAGCAAGAAGCGGAGGTGTTCGCCGATATGACGATGGTGTACGCGACGCTCCCGCGGCGGCGTGGTCGCGGCCTGCGCCTGTTCGGCCGCCGCTAG
- the dxr gene encoding 1-deoxy-D-xylulose-5-phosphate reductoisomerase, with translation MSDIVRVLLLGSTGSIGTQALEVIAANPEKFEVVGLAARGGNTALLAEQMAATGTRNVAVADPAAARDLDLTLGGDGAVTELVRRTEADVVLNALVGSLGLEPTLATLESGTRLALANKESLVAGGSLVTRAAAPGQIVPVDSEHSALAQCLRGGRAEEVDRLVLTASGGPFRGWTTEMLESVNPAEAKAHPTWSMGLMNTLNSASLVNKGLELIETHLLFGVPYDRIDVTVHPQSIVHSMVTFTDGSTLAQASPPDMKLPIALALGWPDRVPGAAAACDFGTASTWTFEPVDHTVFPAIELARQAGAAGGSVTAVYNAANEIAVQAFLDGHLRFPGIVRTVQRTVDAAGRWQAEPENLADVLAADSWARDYARALITSG, from the coding sequence GTGTCCGACATCGTGAGAGTCCTGCTGCTCGGCAGCACCGGATCCATTGGTACCCAAGCCCTCGAGGTGATCGCCGCCAACCCCGAAAAGTTCGAGGTGGTCGGACTGGCCGCGCGCGGCGGGAACACCGCGCTGCTCGCCGAGCAGATGGCGGCCACGGGCACTCGCAATGTCGCGGTCGCCGATCCGGCCGCCGCGCGGGACCTCGACCTGACGCTCGGGGGTGACGGCGCGGTGACCGAGCTGGTCCGGCGCACCGAAGCCGATGTCGTGCTCAACGCGCTGGTCGGCTCGCTCGGCCTGGAACCCACCCTGGCCACCCTGGAGTCGGGCACCCGTCTGGCGCTGGCCAACAAGGAATCCCTCGTCGCGGGCGGTTCGCTGGTCACCCGCGCTGCCGCGCCCGGTCAGATCGTTCCGGTCGATTCCGAGCATTCGGCGCTGGCCCAGTGTCTGCGCGGGGGCCGCGCCGAGGAAGTCGACCGGCTGGTGCTCACCGCTTCGGGCGGCCCGTTCCGCGGCTGGACGACCGAGATGCTGGAATCGGTGAATCCGGCCGAGGCCAAAGCACATCCGACCTGGTCTATGGGTCTGATGAACACGCTGAATTCCGCGTCGCTGGTCAACAAGGGCCTGGAGCTGATCGAAACGCACCTGCTGTTCGGAGTTCCCTACGACCGCATCGATGTCACGGTGCACCCGCAGTCGATCGTGCACTCCATGGTCACCTTCACCGACGGCTCCACCCTGGCCCAGGCCAGCCCGCCGGATATGAAACTGCCCATCGCGCTGGCGCTCGGCTGGCCCGACCGCGTCCCCGGCGCGGCCGCCGCCTGCGATTTCGGCACCGCCTCGACCTGGACCTTCGAACCGGTCGACCACACCGTCTTCCCGGCGATCGAGCTGGCCCGGCAGGCCGGTGCGGCGGGCGGCAGCGTCACCGCGGTGTACAACGCCGCCAACGAGATCGCGGTGCAGGCCTTCCTGGACGGCCACCTGCGCTTCCCGGGCATCGTCCGCACCGTCCAGCGCACGGTCGACGCCGCCGGCCGATGGCAGGCCGAGCCGGAGAATCTGGCCGACGTGCTCGCCGCCGACAGCTGGGCGCGCGACTATGCAAGGGCCCTGATCACCAGCGGATAA
- a CDS encoding SDR family oxidoreductase translates to MQPTQRVVLITGSSRGIGAETARVLAARGDHVIVNYREKRKRAAVLAAEIVAAGGSASTAGADISDAESARTLIDGIADRFGRLDVLVLNASGGLERDAAPDYAMALNRDAQVRLVRLALPHLPAGGRIVFVTSHQAHFHGRKPVPADYVPIAASKRAGEDALRALIPELSAHGITLRVVSGDMIDGTTIVLLLQRRDPGAVAARKHHGDLPTVGEFAAAVAEAATGTAESGHTDYVGGADYLDAEGLPPVGDGP, encoded by the coding sequence GTGCAACCAACGCAGCGGGTCGTTCTCATCACCGGATCGTCGCGGGGGATCGGCGCCGAAACGGCGCGGGTCCTGGCCGCTCGGGGCGATCACGTGATCGTGAACTACCGGGAGAAACGCAAACGGGCCGCCGTGCTCGCGGCGGAGATCGTGGCGGCAGGTGGGAGCGCCTCGACCGCCGGGGCCGATATCTCCGATGCCGAGTCCGCGCGCACCCTGATCGACGGCATCGCGGACCGGTTCGGCCGGCTGGACGTGCTGGTGCTGAACGCGTCCGGTGGGCTGGAGCGCGACGCCGCGCCGGACTACGCGATGGCGCTGAATCGGGACGCGCAGGTGCGCTTGGTCCGACTCGCCCTGCCGCACCTGCCCGCTGGCGGTCGGATCGTTTTCGTGACGAGTCATCAAGCACATTTCCACGGCCGCAAGCCGGTGCCCGCCGACTATGTGCCGATCGCCGCGAGCAAGCGCGCCGGGGAGGACGCGCTGCGGGCGCTGATCCCCGAGCTTTCGGCTCACGGGATCACCTTGCGGGTCGTCTCTGGCGACATGATCGACGGCACCACCATCGTGCTGCTGCTGCAACGGCGCGACCCTGGCGCGGTCGCGGCCCGCAAACACCACGGCGACCTGCCGACCGTCGGTGAGTTCGCCGCCGCGGTGGCCGAAGCCGCTACCGGCACAGCGGAATCCGGCCACACCGACTATGTGGGCGGCGCGGACTATCTCGATGCTGAAGGGTTGCCGCCGGTCGGCGACGGCCCGTAA
- a CDS encoding winged helix-turn-helix transcriptional regulator: MRSASGAKPPRGQDDPAHTPMLAAMDLLGQRWNLRVLWELQPGNLGFLELRRRMGQCSSSMLSTRLHHLQSTGLIAKNADKTYELTPAGVELSVALEPVWSWSQRWSGHLGRTDSDDH, translated from the coding sequence ATGCGAAGTGCAAGCGGAGCCAAACCACCTCGGGGGCAGGACGACCCGGCCCACACTCCGATGCTGGCCGCCATGGACCTGCTCGGACAACGCTGGAATCTGCGGGTGCTGTGGGAGCTGCAACCGGGGAACCTCGGCTTCCTCGAACTGCGCCGCCGGATGGGCCAGTGCTCCTCCAGCATGCTGTCCACCCGGCTGCACCATCTGCAGTCCACCGGACTGATCGCGAAGAACGCCGACAAGACCTATGAACTGACCCCCGCTGGCGTGGAACTCAGCGTCGCCCTGGAACCCGTCTGGTCCTGGTCACAGCGTTGGTCCGGCCACCTCGGCCGCACCGATTCCGACGACCACTGA
- the ispG gene encoding flavodoxin-dependent (E)-4-hydroxy-3-methylbut-2-enyl-diphosphate synthase → MTTTIGLGMPAAPVAVLAPRRKTRQLMVGNVGVGSDHPISVQSMTTTKTHDVNATLQQIAELTASGCDIVRVACPRQEDADALATIARKSQIPVIADIHFQPKYIFAAIDAGCAAVRVNPGNIKEFDGRVKEVAKAAGAAGIPIRIGVNAGSLDKRMMEKYGKATPEALVESALWEASLFEEHGFGDIKISVKHNDPVIMVEAYRQLAAQCDYPLHLGVTEAGPAFQGTIKSAVAFGALLSEGIGDTIRVSLSAPPAEEIKVGGQILQSLNLRPRKLEIVSCPSCGRAQVDVYTLANAVSAGLEGMEVPLRVAVMGCVVNGPGEAREADLGVASGNGKGQIFVKGEVIKTVPEHLIVETLIEEAMRIAEEMEGVPSGEPTVTIS, encoded by the coding sequence GTGACCACCACAATCGGATTAGGCATGCCCGCCGCACCGGTCGCCGTTCTCGCGCCCCGACGCAAGACCCGTCAGCTGATGGTCGGCAATGTCGGCGTCGGCAGCGACCACCCGATCTCTGTGCAGTCGATGACCACCACCAAAACCCACGACGTCAACGCGACGCTGCAGCAGATCGCCGAGCTCACCGCCTCCGGTTGCGACATCGTGCGCGTCGCGTGCCCGCGTCAGGAAGACGCCGACGCGCTGGCCACCATCGCGCGCAAGTCGCAGATCCCGGTGATCGCCGACATCCACTTCCAGCCCAAGTACATCTTCGCCGCGATCGACGCCGGTTGCGCTGCCGTGCGCGTGAATCCCGGCAACATCAAGGAATTCGACGGCCGCGTCAAGGAAGTCGCCAAAGCTGCTGGGGCGGCGGGCATTCCGATCCGCATCGGCGTCAACGCCGGTTCGCTGGACAAGCGGATGATGGAGAAGTACGGCAAAGCCACACCCGAGGCGCTGGTCGAGTCCGCGCTGTGGGAGGCCTCGCTGTTCGAGGAGCACGGCTTCGGCGACATCAAGATCTCGGTCAAGCACAACGACCCGGTGATCATGGTCGAGGCCTACCGGCAGCTGGCCGCTCAGTGCGACTACCCGCTGCATCTGGGCGTGACCGAGGCCGGTCCGGCGTTCCAGGGCACGATCAAGTCCGCGGTCGCGTTCGGCGCGCTGCTCAGCGAGGGCATCGGCGACACCATCCGGGTCTCGCTCTCGGCCCCGCCCGCCGAGGAGATCAAGGTCGGCGGTCAGATCCTGCAATCGCTGAACCTGCGGCCCCGCAAGCTCGAGATCGTGTCCTGCCCGTCCTGCGGGCGCGCCCAGGTCGATGTCTACACCCTGGCCAACGCGGTTTCTGCCGGTCTGGAAGGCATGGAGGTGCCGTTGCGCGTGGCCGTCATGGGGTGTGTGGTCAACGGTCCGGGCGAAGCCCGCGAAGCCGATCTGGGTGTGGCCTCCGGCAATGGCAAGGGCCAGATCTTCGTCAAGGGTGAGGTCATCAAGACCGTGCCCGAGCACCTCATCGTCGAAACGCTCATCGAAGAGGCCATGCGTATCGCCGAGGAGATGGAAGGCGTCCCTTCCGGCGAGCCCACTGTGACGATCAGCTAA
- a CDS encoding APC family permease, giving the protein MADVTAESTTREQPSLKRVMGPWLLLLFVVGDILGSGVYSLTGKVAGHVGGAVWVPFVVAFLIALVTGLSYLELVTKYPQAAGAALYTHKAFGIHFFTFMVAFAVMSSGITSAATAARAFAANFAEAFDFDLGTGMGVTLVALAFMLVLAAVNLRGVSEGVKINVLLTCVELTGLLIVIGIGLWALGFGNGDFSRVVEFDTGDRSAMGGVIVATTLAFYAMVGFEDSVNMAEECKQPSRIFPKVLLAGLLITVLVYVLVSITAVALVPVEDLSQGDTPLLQVVEIGAPAFPTHIFAVISMFAVANTALINMLMASRLLYGLAKQGVIPRPIGSVNHARRTPHVAILFTTALALGLIFFVSRVAELGGTTALLLLAVFTVVNIAVLVLRRDPVQHEHFRTPTVLPIVGALTCGFLVTPYTDRNPDQYAIAGVLLAIGVGLWVVNHLVLRFSGSAPPPDKPRADITPAPEL; this is encoded by the coding sequence ATGGCCGATGTGACCGCTGAATCCACCACCCGGGAACAACCGTCGCTCAAACGGGTGATGGGCCCCTGGCTGCTCTTGCTCTTCGTCGTCGGCGACATTCTCGGCAGCGGCGTCTATTCGTTGACCGGCAAGGTCGCCGGCCATGTCGGCGGCGCGGTCTGGGTGCCGTTCGTGGTCGCGTTCCTCATCGCGCTCGTCACCGGCCTCAGCTATCTGGAACTGGTCACCAAGTACCCCCAGGCCGCCGGGGCCGCGCTGTATACGCACAAAGCGTTCGGCATCCACTTCTTCACCTTCATGGTCGCCTTCGCGGTCATGAGCTCCGGCATCACCTCCGCCGCCACCGCGGCCCGCGCCTTCGCCGCCAACTTCGCCGAGGCCTTCGACTTCGATCTCGGCACCGGAATGGGCGTGACGCTGGTGGCGCTGGCATTCATGCTGGTGCTCGCCGCGGTAAACCTGCGCGGCGTCTCCGAAGGCGTCAAGATCAATGTGCTGCTCACCTGCGTGGAGCTGACCGGTCTGCTGATCGTCATCGGAATCGGCTTGTGGGCCTTGGGGTTCGGCAACGGCGATTTCAGCCGCGTCGTCGAATTCGACACCGGCGATCGCTCGGCGATGGGCGGTGTCATCGTGGCGACCACGCTCGCCTTCTACGCGATGGTCGGCTTCGAGGATTCGGTGAACATGGCCGAGGAATGCAAGCAGCCCTCGCGGATCTTTCCGAAAGTGCTGCTGGCCGGGTTGCTGATCACCGTGCTGGTCTATGTGCTGGTCTCGATCACCGCGGTCGCGCTGGTCCCGGTCGAGGACCTCTCCCAAGGCGACACTCCGCTGCTGCAAGTCGTCGAGATCGGCGCACCCGCCTTCCCGACGCATATCTTCGCTGTCATCTCGATGTTCGCGGTCGCCAATACGGCGCTGATCAACATGCTGATGGCCAGCCGGCTCCTGTACGGCCTGGCCAAGCAGGGAGTGATCCCGCGCCCGATCGGCAGCGTCAACCACGCCCGGCGCACGCCACACGTCGCGATCCTGTTCACCACCGCGCTCGCTCTGGGCCTGATCTTCTTCGTCAGCCGGGTCGCCGAACTCGGTGGTACCACCGCCCTGTTGCTGCTCGCGGTGTTCACCGTGGTGAATATCGCGGTGCTGGTGCTGCGCCGAGATCCGGTGCAGCACGAGCACTTCCGCACACCCACCGTGCTGCCCATAGTCGGAGCGCTCACCTGCGGATTCCTGGTGACGCCCTACACCGACCGCAATCCCGATCAGTACGCCATCGCGGGCGTGCTGCTGGCCATCGGCGTCGGGCTGTGGGTGGTCAACCATCTCGTGCTGCGCTTCTCCGGTTCCGCGCCGCCGCCGGACAAACCGCGTGCGGACATCACCCCGGCTCCGGAGCTCTGA
- a CDS encoding family 1 glycosylhydrolase, with protein MRTQLHRLALAGLAVVTTILTATTSSATPLVPATSVDGGLGPNFWWGVAASGFQSEGNAPDSNWLRYIEANPDWDRYQNAVDFRSRYTEDIALAAGLGAKVFRIGIEWARLQPTPERWDENGFVFYEQVVDAIVDAGMHPMLTLDHWVYPGWAVDQGGWRNPGMVEQWLANARMVVDRFAARKPVWVTINEPVAYIMHEVRQNDTDAAAMLDRVAEAHNTVYDYIHQVQPDALVTSNVGYVAGAETEVNGPLMQRIAAKLDFIGVDYYYGHEPAEAGDPPRDLWELPIRPEGIYFALQHYSRLYPGKPLWIVENGMPTEDGKPRADGYTRSDHLRDTVYWLQRAEADGMNILGYNYWSITDNYEWSSYTPRFGLYTVDARTDLNLERRPTDAVDTYRRIITHGGVPAGYVPVRTPADCSLVDPPASCDSPVTVP; from the coding sequence GTGCGCACCCAGTTGCACCGGCTGGCCCTGGCGGGGCTGGCCGTGGTCACGACGATACTGACCGCCACCACCTCCTCCGCGACTCCGCTCGTTCCCGCTACCAGCGTCGACGGCGGTCTCGGTCCGAACTTCTGGTGGGGTGTGGCGGCGTCCGGGTTCCAATCCGAGGGGAACGCGCCGGACTCCAACTGGCTGCGCTACATCGAGGCGAATCCGGACTGGGACCGATACCAGAACGCGGTGGACTTCCGCTCCCGCTACACCGAGGACATCGCGCTCGCCGCCGGGCTGGGCGCGAAGGTGTTCCGCATCGGCATCGAATGGGCCCGGCTACAGCCCACTCCGGAGCGGTGGGACGAGAACGGGTTCGTCTTCTACGAGCAGGTGGTGGACGCGATCGTCGATGCCGGTATGCATCCCATGCTGACGCTCGACCACTGGGTGTATCCCGGCTGGGCCGTCGATCAAGGGGGCTGGCGTAATCCGGGCATGGTCGAGCAATGGCTGGCCAACGCTCGTATGGTCGTGGACCGCTTCGCGGCGCGAAAGCCGGTGTGGGTCACCATCAACGAGCCGGTCGCCTACATCATGCACGAGGTCCGCCAGAACGACACCGACGCCGCGGCGATGCTCGACCGCGTCGCCGAGGCGCACAACACCGTCTACGACTACATCCACCAGGTCCAGCCCGACGCCTTGGTCACCAGCAATGTCGGTTATGTCGCCGGCGCCGAGACCGAGGTCAACGGCCCGCTCATGCAGCGCATCGCGGCCAAACTCGACTTCATCGGCGTCGACTACTACTACGGTCACGAACCGGCCGAGGCCGGCGATCCGCCCAGGGACCTGTGGGAACTGCCGATCCGCCCCGAAGGCATCTACTTTGCCCTGCAACACTATTCGCGCCTGTATCCCGGCAAACCGCTGTGGATCGTCGAGAACGGCATGCCCACCGAGGACGGCAAACCACGCGCCGACGGCTACACCCGGTCCGACCATCTGCGCGACACCGTCTACTGGCTGCAACGCGCCGAGGCCGACGGCATGAACATCCTGGGCTACAACTACTGGTCGATCACCGACAACTACGAGTGGAGCTCCTACACACCGCGTTTCGGCCTCTACACCGTCGACGCCCGCACCGACCTGAACCTCGAGCGCCGCCCCACCGACGCGGTCGACACCTATCGCCGGATCATCACCCACGGCGGCGTCCCCGCCGGCTATGTGCCGGTGCGCACCCCGGCGGACTGCTCCCTGGTGGACCCGCCCGCCAGCTGCGACTCCCCCGTCACGGTGCCGTAA
- a CDS encoding GNAT family N-acetyltransferase: MRSLLEPARRARYLPARQLANRDLAQVLRVLDADPVASCMVAARLQEFGIDTRSGQGELWSRGTPAESLCFSGANLVPLRGDQDALRAFADRAARWPRIASSVVGRQELALPLWEMLAVRWGPEREVRGEQPLLALSQPPLATPDPLVRRARPDELDRYLEAAIAMFIEEVGVDPRAGDGGRGYRRRIQNLIESGRAWARFEDGAVVFKAEVGSLSRRTGQIQGVWVRPDRRGHGLGTAGTATIANAVVASGRTASLYVNDYNTVARRAYGRIGFRQIATFATVLLD, from the coding sequence GTGCGGAGTCTGCTGGAGCCGGCGCGTCGGGCGAGATATCTGCCCGCGCGTCAGCTCGCGAACCGTGACCTGGCTCAGGTCTTGCGCGTGCTCGATGCCGATCCGGTGGCATCGTGCATGGTCGCCGCGCGATTACAGGAATTCGGCATCGACACCCGCTCCGGGCAGGGTGAGCTGTGGAGTCGCGGCACGCCCGCGGAGTCGCTCTGCTTCTCCGGCGCCAATCTGGTGCCGCTGCGCGGCGATCAGGACGCGTTGCGCGCCTTCGCCGACCGTGCCGCCCGCTGGCCGCGCATCGCCTCCTCGGTGGTCGGCCGGCAGGAGCTGGCGCTGCCGCTGTGGGAAATGCTGGCCGTGCGCTGGGGCCCGGAACGTGAAGTGCGCGGGGAACAACCGTTGCTCGCGCTCAGCCAGCCGCCCCTGGCCACTCCCGACCCACTGGTCCGCCGGGCCCGGCCGGACGAGCTGGACCGCTACCTCGAAGCGGCGATCGCCATGTTCATCGAGGAGGTCGGCGTCGATCCCCGGGCCGGCGACGGCGGCCGCGGCTATCGCCGCCGCATCCAGAACCTGATCGAATCCGGTAGGGCCTGGGCCCGTTTCGAAGACGGTGCGGTCGTATTCAAGGCCGAGGTCGGATCGCTGTCCCGGCGCACCGGCCAGATCCAGGGCGTGTGGGTGCGCCCGGATCGCCGCGGCCACGGACTCGGCACCGCGGGCACCGCCACCATCGCCAACGCCGTGGTCGCCTCGGGGCGCACCGCCAGCCTGTACGTGAACGACTACAACACCGTTGCCCGGCGAGCCTACGGGCGCATCGGATTCCGGCAGATCGCCACCTTCGCCACAGTGTTGCTCGACTGA
- a CDS encoding peroxynitrite isomerase gives MVEPQPSVALHPDIAPLAPLLGTWRGPGHGEYPTIQPFDYLEEITFGHLGRPFLTYRQRTRAADGSRPMHAETGYLRCPRPDHLELILAHPTGITEICEGGLTVADGELRMEFDSTSIGRSSTAKAVTALGRSLRVCGDTIDYTLRMAAVGEPLQHHLAATLRRDPSA, from the coding sequence GTGGTCGAACCTCAGCCGTCTGTCGCCCTGCATCCCGATATCGCGCCGCTCGCGCCACTGCTCGGCACCTGGCGTGGTCCCGGGCACGGCGAGTACCCCACGATCCAGCCCTTCGACTACCTGGAGGAGATCACCTTCGGCCATCTCGGCCGGCCGTTTCTCACCTACCGGCAGCGCACCCGCGCCGCCGACGGCAGCCGGCCCATGCACGCCGAAACCGGCTATCTCCGCTGTCCCCGGCCCGACCACCTGGAACTCATCCTGGCCCACCCCACCGGCATCACCGAGATCTGCGAGGGCGGACTCACCGTCGCCGACGGGGAACTGCGCATGGAATTCGACTCCACCAGCATCGGCCGCTCCAGCACCGCGAAAGCCGTGACGGCGCTGGGTCGTTCGCTGCGGGTCTGCGGCGACACCATCGACTACACGCTGCGGATGGCCGCGGTCGGCGAACCGCTGCAACACCATCTCGCGGCGACGCTGCGCCGCGACCCCAGCGCATAG
- a CDS encoding helix-turn-helix domain-containing protein, whose product MAGKRTVLTAGLRRLAALLFEMREGVGLSKEEVSGKTGINVTTLYRIEAAQARPQRRTLMTLLDLYGVEQERRKYALDLLSDAQKPGMSRPWEGNLTEVYAAYINFESEALSARHYQTSYIPGLLQTEQYAMAVIDTTMPKVEASIMESRAQARMERARVLSKDDPLELWVVLDEAAIRRVVGGPEVMHGQLQKLLQESKRKNVILQILPFNAGAHPGMAGSFTLVDFPKPEDPELVYVEGIAGDELIEGHTEIRRFGVIFDQLRAMALSPRDSSALIEDIAESMRS is encoded by the coding sequence ATGGCAGGCAAGCGCACCGTCCTCACCGCGGGCTTGCGCCGCCTGGCCGCTCTGCTGTTCGAGATGCGGGAAGGTGTCGGGCTCAGCAAGGAAGAGGTCAGCGGCAAGACCGGAATCAATGTCACCACGCTGTATCGCATCGAGGCGGCCCAAGCCCGCCCGCAGCGGCGCACCCTGATGACACTGCTCGATCTGTACGGGGTGGAACAGGAACGACGCAAGTATGCCCTGGATTTGCTGTCGGACGCGCAGAAACCCGGAATGTCCCGCCCGTGGGAGGGCAACCTGACCGAGGTCTACGCCGCGTACATCAACTTCGAGTCCGAAGCGCTCTCGGCGCGGCACTACCAGACCTCTTATATCCCAGGACTTCTGCAAACCGAGCAATACGCCATGGCCGTCATCGACACCACCATGCCGAAGGTCGAAGCCTCCATCATGGAGAGCCGCGCACAAGCCCGGATGGAACGCGCCCGGGTGCTCAGCAAGGACGACCCGCTGGAACTGTGGGTGGTGCTCGACGAAGCCGCGATCCGCCGCGTGGTCGGCGGCCCCGAGGTGATGCACGGCCAACTGCAGAAGCTGCTGCAGGAGAGCAAGCGCAAAAACGTTATCCTGCAAATACTTCCGTTCAATGCGGGTGCGCATCCCGGTATGGCCGGTTCGTTCACCCTGGTGGACTTCCCGAAGCCGGAGGATCCAGAACTGGTCTACGTCGAGGGCATCGCCGGCGACGAGCTCATCGAGGGCCATACCGAGATCCGCCGCTTCGGCGTCATCTTCGACCAGCTGCGCGCGATGGCGCTGAGCCCGCGCGATTCCTCGGCGTTGATCGAGGACATCGCCGAGAGCATGCGGTCATGA